One Paraburkholderia caffeinilytica DNA segment encodes these proteins:
- a CDS encoding circularly permuted type 2 ATP-grasp protein, producing the protein MRCYDEMRHHDDAVRPHYARFERWLVKQGNEAIARKRAEADLLFRRVGITFAVNGDLSGTERLIPFDLIPRIIPRSEWQTLEAGLRQRVQALNLFIHDVYHDRNIVRAGIVPADQVYTNAQYRPEMQGVNVPLGVYAHIAGVDVVRAGDEGEFYVLEDNLRVPSGVSYMLENRKMMMRLFPELFVQNRIAPVAHYPDLLLDTLRSVAPEGVDDPVVVVLTPGMYNSAYFEHTFLAQQMGVELVEGKDLFVDDNYVFMRTTQGPKRVDVIYRRVDDDFLDPLAFRADSALGVPGLLTAYRAGRVALANAMGTGIADDKSIYPYVPEMIEFYLGEKPILNNVPTFQCRKPDDLAYTLAHLSELVVKEVHGAGGYGMLVGPASTKAEIESFRERLIARPAGYIAQPTLALSACPTFVESGIAPRHIDLRPFVLSGKSVTMCAGGLTRVALQEGSLVVNSSQGGGTKDTWMVD; encoded by the coding sequence ATGCGATGCTATGACGAGATGCGTCATCATGACGATGCCGTGCGGCCACACTACGCGCGTTTTGAGCGGTGGCTGGTGAAGCAGGGCAATGAGGCGATCGCACGCAAGCGTGCGGAAGCCGACCTGCTGTTCCGCCGGGTCGGCATCACTTTCGCGGTGAACGGCGATTTGTCCGGCACCGAGCGGCTGATTCCTTTCGATCTGATTCCGCGCATCATTCCGCGCAGCGAATGGCAGACACTGGAGGCCGGTCTGCGTCAGCGGGTGCAGGCGCTCAATCTGTTTATCCACGACGTCTATCACGATCGCAACATTGTCCGCGCCGGTATCGTTCCGGCCGACCAGGTCTATACCAACGCGCAATACCGGCCTGAAATGCAGGGCGTCAACGTGCCGCTCGGTGTTTACGCGCATATCGCCGGCGTCGACGTGGTGCGGGCCGGCGACGAGGGCGAGTTCTACGTGCTCGAAGACAACCTGCGGGTGCCGTCGGGCGTCTCCTATATGCTGGAAAACCGCAAGATGATGATGCGGCTTTTCCCTGAGCTGTTCGTGCAGAACCGCATTGCGCCGGTCGCGCATTATCCCGATCTGCTGCTCGACACACTGCGCTCGGTCGCGCCCGAAGGCGTCGACGATCCGGTCGTGGTGGTGCTCACGCCGGGCATGTACAACTCCGCGTATTTCGAGCACACCTTCCTCGCGCAACAGATGGGCGTCGAACTGGTGGAAGGCAAGGATCTGTTCGTCGACGACAACTATGTGTTCATGCGCACCACGCAGGGACCGAAGCGAGTCGACGTGATCTACCGCCGCGTCGACGACGATTTTCTCGATCCGCTCGCCTTCCGCGCCGATTCGGCGCTGGGCGTGCCGGGTCTGTTGACTGCGTATCGCGCCGGACGTGTGGCGCTGGCGAACGCCATGGGCACCGGCATCGCCGACGACAAATCGATCTACCCGTACGTGCCGGAAATGATCGAGTTTTACCTCGGCGAGAAGCCGATCCTCAACAATGTGCCCACGTTCCAGTGCCGCAAGCCCGACGATCTCGCGTACACGCTCGCGCATCTGTCCGAGCTGGTCGTGAAGGAAGTGCACGGCGCGGGCGGCTACGGGATGCTGGTGGGACCGGCGTCGACGAAAGCCGAAATCGAATCGTTCCGTGAGCGCCTGATTGCGCGGCCCGCGGGTTATATCGCGCAGCCCACGCTCGCGCTCTCCGCGTGTCCGACCTTTGTCGAATCCGGCATCGCGCCGCGCCATATCGACTTGCGCCCCTTCGTGCTGTCCGGCAAGAGCGTGACGATGTGCGCGGGCGGTCTCACGCGCGTGGCGTTGCAGGAGGGCTCGCTCGTCGTCAATTCGTCGCAGGGAGGCGGGACCAAAGATACGTGGATGGTCGACTGA
- a CDS encoding peptide MFS transporter produces the protein MNSSNPRGAPVSQTRSFSTVFLIEMWERFGYYGMAALLVLFMIDKLHFTDSHATLTWGAFTALVYASPSIGGWIGDKILGARRTMIFGAGVLAAGYFMLALPNEQLSYMYASLGVIVVGNGLFKANAANLVRRIYEGDDARIDSAFTIYYMAVNIGSTASMLATPWIKDHWGWHTAFAVCCAGMLLSVLNYFIMFRTLAHIGSAPDAAPIRWKRVGAVALGGIVLGTVTMFVLQHKAIAVACVYTAGVAILAIFGYMLVKCERSERSGLVAALILTAQVILFFVFYVQMSTSLTLFALRNVDPRFMLFGETLFTWSAAQFQALNPIWIMLLSPVLALLYTKLAKSGKDVPVAVKYAFGFAVVAAGFFVYAASGNYAVNGRVSSWFMVGGYGLYSLGELLVSGLGLAMIARYVPARMSGFMMGAYFVATGVSQYLGSVVANFAQMPAGDMDPLESLPLYTKLFTGLGWLAAVGALVAVLLLPMMRKLSREHQRCSDEARENAREAAALNGVATE, from the coding sequence ATGAATTCATCCAATCCGCGCGGCGCACCGGTCTCGCAGACCCGTTCGTTCTCGACGGTCTTTCTGATCGAGATGTGGGAGCGCTTTGGCTACTACGGGATGGCCGCGCTGCTGGTCCTGTTCATGATCGACAAACTGCACTTCACCGACAGCCACGCCACCCTCACGTGGGGCGCGTTCACGGCGCTGGTGTACGCATCGCCGTCGATCGGCGGCTGGATCGGCGACAAGATTCTCGGCGCGCGCCGCACGATGATCTTCGGCGCCGGCGTGCTGGCGGCCGGCTATTTCATGCTGGCGCTGCCCAACGAGCAATTGAGCTACATGTACGCGTCGCTCGGCGTGATCGTGGTGGGCAACGGGCTGTTCAAGGCGAACGCCGCGAACCTCGTGCGCCGCATTTATGAAGGTGACGACGCGCGCATCGACAGCGCATTCACGATCTACTACATGGCGGTCAACATCGGCTCGACGGCGTCGATGCTCGCGACGCCGTGGATCAAGGATCATTGGGGCTGGCACACGGCATTCGCGGTCTGCTGCGCGGGCATGCTGCTGTCGGTGCTGAACTACTTCATTATGTTTCGCACGCTCGCGCATATCGGCTCCGCGCCGGACGCCGCGCCGATCCGCTGGAAGCGCGTCGGCGCGGTCGCGCTGGGCGGGATCGTGCTCGGCACGGTCACGATGTTCGTGCTGCAGCACAAGGCGATCGCGGTGGCCTGCGTGTACACGGCGGGCGTGGCGATTCTGGCGATCTTCGGCTACATGCTGGTGAAGTGCGAACGCTCGGAACGCTCGGGTCTGGTTGCCGCGCTGATTCTGACCGCGCAGGTGATCCTGTTCTTCGTGTTCTATGTGCAGATGTCGACGTCGCTCACGCTGTTCGCGCTGCGCAACGTCGATCCGCGCTTCATGCTGTTCGGCGAGACGCTGTTCACGTGGAGCGCCGCGCAGTTCCAGGCGCTCAATCCCATCTGGATCATGTTGCTGAGCCCGGTGCTCGCACTGCTCTATACGAAGCTTGCGAAGAGCGGCAAGGACGTGCCGGTGGCGGTCAAATACGCGTTCGGCTTCGCGGTGGTGGCGGCCGGTTTCTTCGTGTATGCGGCGAGCGGCAACTACGCGGTGAACGGGCGCGTCTCGTCGTGGTTCATGGTGGGCGGCTACGGCTTGTATTCGCTCGGCGAATTGCTGGTGAGCGGGCTCGGTCTCGCGATGATCGCGCGCTACGTGCCGGCGCGGATGAGCGGCTTCATGATGGGCGCTTACTTCGTGGCAACCGGCGTGTCGCAGTATCTGGGCAGCGTGGTCGCGAATTTCGCGCAGATGCCGGCGGGCGATATGGACCCGCTCGAATCGTTGCCGCTGTACACCAAGCTGTTTACGGGCCTGGGCTGGCTCGCGGCAGTGGGGGCGCTGGTTGCCGTGCTGCTGTTGCCGATGATGCGCAAGCTCTCGCGTGAACATCAGCGCTGCAGCGACGAAGCGCGTGAAAACGCGCGGGAAGCCGCTGCATTGAACGGGGTGGCGACGGAGTAA
- a CDS encoding proteasome-type protease — translation MTYCVAMSVDDGLVFLSDTRTNAGVDHISTARKMSVFEQPGERMLVLLGAGNLSLTQAVLHELSEPADPSQPTLWNAPTMADAARVIGHAVRSVHQREAEALQEFGVEFNCSFILGGQIAGNRPRLFMIYAAGNFIEASAVNPYFQIGEAKYGKPIIDRVLTPSTPLDEAAKCALISMDSTLRSNLSVGLPLDLLVYEKDSLQVTRFVSIDHDNTYFEMIHRTWGERLRQVFGEIPDPDWQDSPDVPLLQRERALVLHRAPVGADGLEHELDAKPAQTLAQAEKGKAQRR, via the coding sequence ATGACTTACTGTGTAGCGATGTCCGTCGACGACGGGCTCGTGTTCCTGTCGGACACGCGCACCAATGCGGGCGTCGATCACATCAGCACCGCGCGCAAGATGTCGGTGTTCGAGCAGCCGGGCGAACGCATGCTCGTGCTGCTGGGCGCCGGCAATCTGTCGCTGACGCAAGCGGTGCTGCACGAGCTGTCCGAGCCTGCCGATCCTTCGCAGCCCACGCTCTGGAACGCGCCCACCATGGCCGACGCGGCCCGCGTGATTGGCCACGCGGTACGCAGCGTGCATCAGCGCGAAGCGGAGGCACTGCAGGAATTCGGCGTCGAATTCAATTGCAGCTTCATTCTCGGTGGCCAGATCGCGGGCAACCGGCCGCGCCTGTTCATGATCTACGCGGCGGGCAATTTCATCGAAGCGTCGGCTGTGAACCCGTATTTCCAGATCGGCGAGGCCAAGTACGGCAAGCCGATCATCGACCGTGTGCTGACGCCGTCCACGCCGCTTGACGAAGCGGCCAAGTGCGCGCTGATTTCGATGGACTCGACGCTGCGTTCGAATCTTTCGGTCGGGCTGCCGCTGGATCTGCTGGTGTACGAGAAGGATTCGCTGCAGGTCACGCGCTTCGTCTCGATCGACCACGACAATACGTACTTCGAGATGATTCACCGCACGTGGGGCGAGCGGCTGCGTCAGGTGTTCGGCGAGATTCCCGATCCGGACTGGCAGGATTCGCCCGATGTGCCGCTGCTGCAGCGCGAGCGGGCGCTGGTGCTGCATCGCGCGCCGGTGGGGGCGGATGGCCTGGAGCATGAGCTCGATGCGAAGCCGGCGCAGACGTTGGCGCAGGCGGAGAAGGGCAAGGCGCAGCGGCGCTAG
- a CDS encoding porin: MKRIALSTLSLALLGVTGMAHAQSSVTLYGLIDDSVQYIHNTVDANGKNANSVGLAAGNLQGSRWGLKGTEDLGGGLKTIFQLESGFNPNNGKMGSYNGTSALFGRQAYVGLTGDSWGTATIGRQYDPVVDLVQPLTGDNYFGSTFTTPGDVDNNDNSSRTSSAIKYTSPVWSGFQFEGMYALGGVAGQTGSGQTWSAAATYATGPFSIAAGYFLADNNSSATSRKVNSATGASWSSTSDGTFDGSLINNTYSSAKSIGIAQVAVQYVAGPFTVAARYSNAQYKPDGASTGFTSSEKFNVGGAYLGYQATPALLLGLGYIYTKASGDTSATYHQVSLGGDYSISKRTDFYLVGAYQHASGNQRAADGSLVTATASVGSYGASSASSSQEILSLGIRHKF; the protein is encoded by the coding sequence ATGAAACGAATCGCCCTGTCTACCCTCTCGCTGGCGCTTCTTGGCGTCACCGGCATGGCACACGCTCAAAGCAGCGTCACCCTCTATGGCTTGATCGACGACTCGGTCCAGTACATTCACAACACCGTTGATGCCAACGGCAAGAACGCCAACTCGGTGGGCCTCGCTGCAGGCAATCTGCAGGGCAGCCGCTGGGGCCTGAAGGGTACGGAAGACCTGGGCGGCGGCCTGAAGACGATTTTCCAATTGGAAAGCGGCTTCAACCCGAACAACGGCAAGATGGGCAGCTACAACGGCACGAGCGCACTGTTCGGCCGTCAAGCTTATGTTGGTCTGACGGGCGACTCGTGGGGTACCGCGACGATCGGCCGTCAATATGACCCGGTGGTCGACCTGGTTCAGCCGCTGACGGGCGACAACTACTTCGGCTCCACCTTCACCACGCCGGGCGACGTCGACAACAACGACAACTCCTCGCGCACGAGCAGCGCGATCAAGTACACCTCGCCGGTGTGGAGCGGCTTCCAGTTCGAAGGCATGTACGCACTCGGCGGCGTGGCGGGTCAAACGGGTTCGGGCCAAACGTGGTCGGCTGCAGCAACCTATGCAACGGGTCCGTTCAGCATCGCAGCAGGCTACTTCCTGGCAGACAACAATTCGTCGGCAACGTCGCGCAAGGTCAACTCGGCAACGGGCGCTTCGTGGAGCAGCACGTCGGACGGCACGTTTGACGGTTCGCTGATCAACAACACGTACTCGTCGGCCAAGTCGATCGGTATCGCTCAAGTTGCAGTGCAATACGTCGCGGGTCCGTTCACGGTCGCAGCGCGTTACAGCAATGCACAGTACAAGCCGGACGGCGCATCGACGGGCTTCACGTCGAGCGAGAAGTTCAACGTTGGCGGCGCGTACCTTGGCTATCAGGCAACGCCGGCACTGCTGTTGGGCCTCGGCTACATCTACACGAAGGCAAGCGGCGATACGTCGGCGACGTATCACCAGGTTTCGCTGGGTGGGGATTACTCGATCTCGAAGCGCACCGACTTCTACCTGGTTGGCGCCTACCAGCACGCAAGCGGCAACCAACGTGCTGCAGACGGTTCGCTGGTGACGGCGACGGCTTCGGTCGGTTCGTACGGCGCATCGTCGGCTTCGAGCTCGCAAGAAATCCTGAGCCTGGGTATCCGCCACAAGTTCTAA
- a CDS encoding YbaK/EbsC family protein, which yields MHSHELVKQLDVIPAEQLSAHLPAHVVGNLPAQGVTVFAVSDDASDTAEFSARYGFGLEDCANTIVVRYRKEGAEHYAALVSLGSLRLDINGAVKAALGAQRLSFAKREAAVEHSGMEFGGITAFGLPEDWRILVDAAVMERAQIVMGAGVRAAKLLLAPEVLQQWPRCEVASLALPAE from the coding sequence ATGCACTCGCACGAACTCGTCAAGCAACTGGATGTCATCCCCGCGGAACAATTGAGCGCGCATTTGCCCGCGCATGTCGTCGGGAATCTGCCGGCCCAGGGCGTGACCGTATTTGCTGTTAGCGACGACGCTTCGGACACCGCTGAATTCAGCGCGCGTTACGGTTTCGGCTTGGAGGACTGCGCCAACACCATCGTAGTCCGCTACAGGAAGGAGGGCGCCGAGCATTACGCGGCGCTGGTCTCGCTGGGCTCGCTGCGTCTGGACATCAATGGCGCCGTGAAGGCGGCGTTGGGTGCGCAGCGCCTTTCGTTCGCCAAACGGGAGGCCGCCGTGGAGCACAGCGGCATGGAGTTCGGCGGAATCACGGCCTTCGGCCTGCCGGAAGACTGGCGCATTCTCGTCGACGCGGCGGTCATGGAGCGCGCTCAGATCGTGATGGGCGCAGGGGTGCGGGCGGCCAAGTTGTTGTTGGCGCCCGAGGTGCTGCAGCAGTGGCCGCGCTGTGAAGTTGCTTCGCTTGCGCTGCCGGCCGAGTAA
- a CDS encoding YihY/virulence factor BrkB family protein: MDIDTLSAENLQLVARKQANWAIGAFRQFADDRCAAMAASIAFYAAFSLAPTLVMVIAVAGWFFGDAAARGELFTHIHGLLGDQAAAGVQTIVENAHHSGSAGGIAAIISFTMLAIGASATFSSLNSALNLVWPYTGPRSSSVIALVRVRLISFGLVLGVAFLLIVSLVLDTVITFIGKWLWGNSPYVAIGNLLQLAVGLLVLAFAFAGLLKFLPDAKVQWRDALVGGIVAAVLFSAGKKLFALYIAHAGMASSFGAAGSLAVLLMWLYFSAAVLLLGAEFSAARGRMHDPRGGWGMQENSPPGSRAKLASVLAASTVSKGSADAPPRTEDHAAGAEGLAPATGTAARAAAAPASALPQVEPRRKTSARETAVKIGRTVVLAEAQATRAAAVTLAEAGRTAVATDRYVRRHPWTSVLFAAAAGLAAAAVARRNGGR, from the coding sequence ATGGACATCGACACGCTTTCCGCCGAAAACCTCCAACTGGTAGCGCGCAAGCAGGCCAATTGGGCAATCGGCGCATTCAGGCAGTTCGCCGACGACCGCTGCGCAGCCATGGCCGCCAGCATCGCCTTCTATGCGGCCTTCTCGCTCGCGCCCACGCTGGTCATGGTGATTGCCGTGGCAGGCTGGTTCTTCGGCGACGCGGCCGCGCGCGGCGAGCTGTTCACCCACATCCACGGCCTGCTTGGCGACCAGGCCGCCGCGGGCGTGCAGACCATCGTCGAGAACGCGCATCACAGCGGCAGCGCCGGCGGCATCGCGGCAATCATCTCGTTCACGATGCTGGCGATCGGCGCCTCGGCCACCTTCTCGTCGCTCAATAGCGCACTCAATCTGGTGTGGCCGTATACCGGGCCGCGCTCGTCGAGCGTGATCGCGTTGGTGCGCGTGCGCCTGATTTCGTTCGGCCTGGTGCTCGGCGTCGCCTTTCTGCTGATCGTCTCGCTGGTGCTCGATACGGTCATTACGTTCATCGGCAAATGGCTGTGGGGCAACTCACCATATGTGGCGATCGGCAATCTGCTGCAACTCGCAGTCGGCCTGCTGGTGCTGGCCTTCGCCTTTGCCGGCCTGCTGAAGTTTCTGCCGGATGCCAAGGTGCAGTGGCGCGATGCGCTCGTCGGCGGGATTGTCGCAGCGGTGCTGTTCTCGGCCGGCAAGAAACTGTTCGCGCTGTATATCGCGCACGCCGGGATGGCGAGCTCGTTCGGCGCGGCCGGTTCGCTGGCCGTGCTGCTGATGTGGCTGTACTTCTCGGCGGCCGTGCTCCTGCTCGGCGCGGAGTTTTCGGCAGCGCGCGGGCGCATGCACGATCCGCGCGGCGGATGGGGCATGCAGGAAAACTCGCCGCCCGGCAGCCGCGCCAAGCTTGCCTCGGTGCTGGCGGCATCGACGGTATCGAAAGGATCGGCCGATGCGCCGCCTCGCACGGAAGACCACGCAGCCGGTGCAGAGGGACTGGCGCCTGCAACTGGAACAGCGGCGCGCGCCGCAGCAGCGCCGGCATCGGCTTTGCCGCAGGTGGAACCGCGAAGAAAGACTTCAGCGCGGGAGACCGCGGTCAAGATCGGCCGCACTGTCGTGCTTGCCGAAGCACAAGCGACGCGCGCCGCCGCGGTTACGCTGGCCGAAGCGGGCCGCACGGCCGTCGCCACCGATCGCTATGTCAGACGGCATCCGTGGACCTCGGTGCTGTTTGCGGCAGCGGCTGGACTGGCGGCCGCGGCCGTCGCGCGCCGCAACGGGGGACGGTAA
- a CDS encoding PLP-dependent aminotransferase family protein, with amino-acid sequence MDIHIAVDGRHDLSGQIYRQLRAGILEGRLAGGTRLPSTRDLATQLGVSRKTTLDAFERLLSEGFLSARAGSGTFVADGLERLPVGRSSHALAGESARERVKAKQKAAARAQPLWEQMPETLPLPRPTVASPHDFVGGATDKSLFPFDVWRRCVNHALRVQARGPGTYREVAGEQELRLAISRYLAFNRAVASNWDDVIVTQGAQHALDLIARITLRPGEIAALEDPGYPPVQACFTATGARVVPVPVDAEGLIVSKLPDKARLVYVTPSHQFPLGMAMSLERRVELLEWAQKRGAVIIEDDYDCEYRFEGRPMEPLKSLDRAGLVAYVGTFSKTIFPELRVGYVVPPASLYSPLLKARQIADCHGCTLTQTALANFMLNGDFAKHLRRMHKTYAERRAMLLKHLQGELAPWFDPIVPAAGIHMATRLRAPLTEEALVSAAREASIGLYGLAPFYRRAKPQPGLMFGYGSIAVEHIDAALTRLADVMPRLVR; translated from the coding sequence ATGGACATCCATATCGCGGTCGACGGCCGTCACGATCTGTCCGGACAGATCTACCGCCAGCTGCGTGCCGGCATACTCGAAGGGCGCCTCGCAGGCGGTACGCGCTTGCCTTCCACGCGCGATCTCGCCACGCAGTTGGGCGTTTCGCGCAAAACCACGCTCGACGCATTCGAACGCTTGCTCTCCGAAGGCTTTCTGAGCGCCCGCGCCGGTTCGGGCACCTTCGTCGCCGATGGTCTGGAGCGGCTGCCGGTGGGGCGCTCATCGCATGCACTGGCCGGGGAGTCGGCACGCGAGCGGGTGAAGGCAAAGCAGAAAGCGGCGGCGCGCGCGCAGCCGCTGTGGGAGCAGATGCCCGAGACGCTGCCATTGCCGCGGCCCACGGTGGCCTCGCCGCACGATTTCGTCGGTGGCGCGACCGACAAATCGCTGTTCCCCTTCGACGTCTGGCGCCGTTGCGTGAACCACGCATTGCGTGTGCAGGCGCGCGGTCCCGGCACGTATCGCGAGGTGGCCGGCGAGCAGGAGTTGCGCCTCGCGATTTCGCGCTACCTGGCGTTCAACCGGGCGGTCGCGAGCAACTGGGACGATGTGATCGTCACGCAAGGCGCGCAGCACGCGCTCGATCTGATCGCGCGCATCACCTTGCGGCCCGGCGAAATCGCCGCGCTCGAAGACCCCGGCTATCCACCGGTTCAGGCGTGCTTCACGGCTACGGGCGCACGCGTGGTGCCGGTGCCGGTAGACGCCGAAGGCCTGATCGTGAGCAAGCTTCCGGACAAGGCGCGGCTCGTCTACGTGACGCCCTCGCATCAGTTCCCGCTCGGCATGGCGATGAGTCTGGAGCGGCGTGTCGAGTTGCTCGAATGGGCGCAGAAACGCGGCGCCGTGATCATCGAGGACGATTACGACTGCGAGTACCGCTTCGAAGGCCGGCCGATGGAGCCGCTGAAAAGTCTCGACCGCGCCGGTCTGGTCGCTTACGTGGGCACGTTTTCGAAGACGATTTTTCCGGAGCTGCGGGTCGGCTATGTGGTGCCGCCGGCCTCCCTTTATAGTCCGCTTCTCAAGGCCCGCCAGATCGCCGACTGTCACGGCTGCACGCTCACGCAAACCGCGCTCGCGAACTTCATGCTCAATGGCGACTTCGCCAAACATCTGCGGCGCATGCACAAGACCTATGCGGAGCGCCGCGCGATGCTGCTGAAACATCTGCAGGGCGAGCTCGCCCCCTGGTTCGACCCGATCGTGCCGGCTGCCGGTATCCATATGGCGACGCGGCTGAGGGCGCCGTTGACCGAGGAGGCGCTGGTGAGCGCCGCGCGTGAGGCGTCGATCGGTTTGTATGGACTCGCGCCGTTTTATCGGCGCGCGAAGCCGCAGCCCGGCTTGATGTTCGGCTACGGCAGCATCGCTGTCGAACATATCGACGCGGCGCTGACGAGACTCGCCGACGTCATGCCGCGCCTCGTCCGCTGA
- a CDS encoding HU family DNA-binding protein, which yields MPTSAKKVAKKAAAPVPTKKVAAKKVPAKKAVAAKKVAVKASSAPSPIKDTFTKASLAAHVAERAAVEPKTAKAVLAALEDTILGAVHKKGAGEFTLSGLLKIVVQAVPAKKKRFGKDPFSGEERWFPAKPASVRIKARPLKKLKDAAAS from the coding sequence ATGCCGACTTCCGCAAAAAAGGTGGCCAAGAAGGCTGCTGCCCCGGTACCGACCAAGAAGGTTGCTGCAAAGAAAGTCCCTGCGAAGAAAGCCGTCGCAGCTAAGAAGGTCGCCGTGAAGGCGTCCAGCGCTCCGTCGCCGATCAAGGACACCTTCACGAAGGCCTCGCTGGCTGCACACGTCGCTGAACGCGCCGCTGTGGAACCGAAGACCGCCAAGGCTGTTCTGGCCGCGCTCGAAGACACGATCCTCGGCGCTGTGCACAAGAAGGGCGCTGGCGAATTCACGCTGTCGGGTCTTCTGAAAATCGTCGTGCAAGCTGTGCCGGCGAAGAAGAAGCGCTTCGGCAAAGACCCGTTCTCGGGCGAAGAGCGTTGGTTCCCGGCCAAGCCGGCTAGCGTGCGCATCAAGGCACGTCCGCTGAAGAAGCTGAAAGACGCAGCAGCAAGCTGA
- a CDS encoding alpha-E domain-containing protein: MLSRTADHLFWMARYMERAENTARMLDINLKALLLPQTPDQEARAQRSVLRISELESAFAQRYDEPTREHVLDFMVADATNPSSIHSCLQAARENARAVRGTLTTEWWETINDTWLEFNERSQSGQAVSNPGALFEWVKFRSHLSRGVTIGTALQDDAFFFTQLGTFLERADNTARILDVRFADVEPNSRDAARQLEDFYYWTSILSSVSALEIYRKVYRDVVTPARVVELMILNQQMPRSLLASLEGVCANLAMLRTPGSNQCERFAGKLRAELVYSDIRQIFETGLHAYLTQFLARVFELGNLVARTYLMLPVA; the protein is encoded by the coding sequence ATGCTAAGCCGAACCGCCGATCACCTCTTCTGGATGGCACGCTACATGGAGCGCGCGGAGAACACCGCCCGCATGCTCGACATCAACCTGAAGGCGCTGCTGTTGCCGCAAACGCCCGACCAGGAGGCGCGCGCGCAACGCTCGGTGCTGCGCATTTCCGAACTCGAAAGCGCCTTTGCGCAGCGCTACGACGAGCCGACTCGCGAACATGTGCTCGATTTCATGGTGGCCGACGCGACCAATCCGTCGAGCATTCACTCATGCCTGCAGGCCGCGCGTGAAAACGCCCGCGCCGTGCGCGGCACCTTGACGACCGAATGGTGGGAAACCATCAACGACACCTGGCTCGAATTCAACGAGCGGAGCCAGTCCGGCCAGGCGGTGAGCAATCCGGGCGCGCTATTCGAGTGGGTGAAGTTCCGCTCGCATCTGTCACGCGGCGTGACGATCGGCACGGCGTTGCAGGACGACGCGTTCTTCTTCACGCAGCTCGGCACGTTCCTCGAACGCGCCGACAACACCGCGCGGATTCTCGACGTGCGCTTTGCCGATGTCGAGCCGAATTCACGCGATGCCGCGCGCCAGCTCGAAGACTTTTACTACTGGACCTCGATTCTCAGTTCGGTGTCGGCGCTGGAGATTTATCGCAAGGTGTATCGCGATGTCGTCACGCCGGCGCGGGTCGTCGAACTGATGATCCTGAACCAGCAGATGCCGCGCTCGCTGCTCGCTTCGCTCGAAGGCGTCTGCGCGAATCTCGCGATGCTGCGCACGCCGGGCTCGAACCAGTGCGAGCGGTTTGCCGGCAAGCTGCGCGCCGAACTGGTGTATTCCGACATCCGGCAGATTTTCGAAACCGGCCTGCACGCCTATCTGACACAGTTCCTTGCTCGCGTGTTCGAGCTCGGCAATCTGGTTGCGCGTACCTATCTGATGCTGCCAGTTGCCTGA
- a CDS encoding transglutaminase family protein produces MYLTIRHDTSYRYEATVHYSIQQLRLTPASGASQVVRRWSIDAPGKLDATFDAYGNVLHTLVINKPHGEIRLHVAGEVDTIPLKDGHLPDAVGPIPLEHFTCSTRLTEADAAIRELAGSVPSLATSGNLIALSEQIVQRVKYNPGTAEVTSTAAQALALGNGVCQDHAHLMLACCRVRGIPARYVSGYIEPGEGRSEGGPLGGEHGASHAWVDVWLDGKGWISVDVTHAAFASEIYCRLAVARDYEAAAPVRGRRIGGLEEELKVSVTVSAQQPQ; encoded by the coding sequence ATGTACCTGACGATCCGCCACGACACGTCCTATCGCTATGAAGCGACTGTCCATTATTCGATCCAGCAACTGCGTCTGACACCGGCAAGCGGCGCCTCGCAGGTGGTGCGGCGCTGGAGCATCGATGCGCCCGGCAAGCTCGACGCTACCTTCGACGCCTACGGCAATGTGCTGCATACGCTCGTGATCAACAAGCCGCATGGCGAGATTCGTCTGCATGTCGCGGGCGAAGTGGACACGATTCCGCTGAAGGATGGCCACTTGCCCGACGCAGTGGGCCCGATTCCGCTGGAGCATTTCACCTGCTCGACGCGTCTCACCGAGGCCGACGCGGCAATCCGCGAGCTGGCCGGATCGGTGCCGAGCCTCGCTACGTCCGGCAATCTGATCGCGTTGTCCGAACAGATCGTGCAGCGCGTGAAGTACAACCCCGGCACCGCTGAAGTCACCAGCACGGCCGCCCAGGCGCTCGCGCTCGGCAACGGCGTGTGCCAGGACCATGCGCACCTGATGCTGGCCTGCTGCCGCGTGCGAGGCATTCCGGCGCGCTACGTGAGCGGCTACATCGAACCCGGCGAGGGTCGCTCCGAAGGAGGTCCCCTTGGGGGAGAGCACGGCGCGAGCCACGCATGGGTCGACGTGTGGCTGGACGGCAAGGGCTGGATTTCCGTCGACGTCACACACGCCGCGTTTGCCAGCGAAATCTACTGCCGGCTGGCCGTGGCGCGCGACTACGAAGCCGCCGCGCCGGTGCGCGGCCGGCGGATCGGCGGGCTGGAGGAAGAGCTGAAGGTATCCGTCACGGTCAGCGCGCAGCAGCCGCAATAG